From one Methylomonas paludis genomic stretch:
- the ribD gene encoding bifunctional diaminohydroxyphosphoribosylaminopyrimidine deaminase/5-amino-6-(5-phosphoribosylamino)uracil reductase RibD codes for MTNSDDAGFMARALNLATQGQYTTDPNPHVGCVLVKKGVIIAEGWTQRAGQAHAEIHALNKTHDARGATAYVTLEPCSHYGRTGPCCDALIDAGIGRVVVAMSDPNPLVSGQGLQKLRAAGISVEQGLLQQEAMQLNRGFFKRMQQGLPWITSKLAMSMDGRTALASGESRWITSAQSRQDVQRWRAASSAIITGIGTVLHDDPQLNARVDFDLVEPVTVVLDTHLRMPLTAKMLQNRSETWLFTCSDNLLKQRQLQDAGCKIWQVTAVNQRPNLHEVFKLLAAQQINTAWVEAGATLNGALLESNLVDEWLIYMATCILGDQGRGLFHLPGIQTMTQKKQLNLLNIRQIGPDLRLTFTSQTPT; via the coding sequence ATGACGAATAGTGATGACGCCGGCTTCATGGCTCGAGCGCTAAATCTGGCAACTCAAGGCCAATACACCACTGACCCGAACCCTCATGTGGGCTGTGTGTTGGTAAAAAAGGGCGTTATTATTGCTGAAGGCTGGACCCAACGTGCCGGCCAAGCCCATGCCGAAATCCATGCTTTGAATAAAACTCATGATGCACGCGGTGCGACCGCTTACGTTACTCTGGAACCATGCAGCCATTATGGCCGAACCGGGCCATGCTGTGACGCACTAATAGACGCCGGTATCGGTCGGGTAGTGGTGGCCATGTCAGACCCTAATCCACTAGTCTCTGGTCAAGGTTTACAGAAATTACGCGCCGCCGGTATCAGCGTGGAACAAGGCTTATTGCAGCAGGAAGCAATGCAATTGAATCGTGGTTTTTTTAAACGTATGCAGCAGGGACTGCCGTGGATTACCAGCAAACTGGCAATGAGTATGGATGGCCGTACTGCCCTAGCCTCCGGTGAAAGCCGTTGGATTACCTCGGCACAATCCCGTCAGGATGTGCAGCGTTGGCGCGCCGCCAGCAGTGCAATTATCACGGGGATAGGTACTGTACTTCATGATGATCCACAACTGAACGCCCGCGTTGATTTTGATCTGGTGGAACCGGTAACAGTTGTACTGGATACGCATTTACGCATGCCCCTAACTGCAAAAATGCTGCAAAATCGAAGCGAAACCTGGTTATTTACCTGTAGCGACAACTTGCTCAAGCAGCGCCAATTGCAAGATGCAGGCTGTAAAATCTGGCAGGTAACTGCCGTTAACCAGCGCCCGAACTTACATGAAGTCTTTAAATTGTTAGCCGCCCAGCAAATCAATACGGCCTGGGTGGAAGCGGGGGCAACCCTTAATGGTGCGCTGCTGGAAAGCAATCTGGTTGATGAATGGCTGATCTATATGGCCACTTGCATTCTGGGTGATCAAGGTCGCGGCTTATTCCATCTGCCGGGCATACAAACCATGACACAGAAGAAACAACTGAATTTACTGAATATCCGCCAGATTGGTCCGGATTTACGTTTGACATTTACTTCGCAGACACCTACATAA
- a CDS encoding riboflavin synthase, with protein MFTGIILSVGTIAAVQARGGDYRLKISTGKLSLAEAGLGDSIAVNGVCLTAVELGDHHFCADISNETLTRTTLATASIGRAVNLELALTPSSRLGGHIVSGHVDGIGKVLEKQADGRSIRFKFKAPDNLAKYIAEKGSICIDGISLTVNQVEGAYFSVNIVPHTLLETTLGTTNVGTEVNLEVDLLARYLERLMQGDTAAKYQGSITETFLQNSGFIK; from the coding sequence ATGTTTACAGGCATTATTCTCTCAGTCGGCACTATTGCCGCCGTGCAGGCTCGCGGCGGGGATTATCGTCTAAAAATCTCCACAGGCAAACTATCCCTTGCCGAAGCCGGCTTAGGTGACAGCATTGCTGTTAACGGTGTATGTTTGACTGCCGTAGAACTGGGCGACCACCATTTTTGCGCCGATATTTCAAATGAAACACTGACACGAACGACGCTGGCAACCGCCAGCATCGGCAGAGCTGTGAATCTGGAACTGGCTTTAACCCCTAGCAGCCGACTGGGTGGTCATATTGTCAGCGGCCATGTGGACGGCATTGGTAAAGTCTTGGAAAAACAGGCAGATGGTCGTTCAATCCGGTTTAAATTTAAAGCACCAGATAATTTAGCCAAATACATAGCTGAAAAAGGTTCGATTTGCATAGACGGCATCAGCTTAACTGTCAATCAAGTGGAAGGCGCTTACTTTAGCGTCAACATTGTGCCGCATACCTTATTAGAAACCACATTGGGAACGACCAATGTCGGGACAGAGGTCAATCTGGAAGTCGATTTGTTGGCCCGTTATCTGGAGCGTTTAATGCAGGGTGACACAGCAGCAAAATATCAGGGCTCCATTACCGAGACCTTTTTACAAAACAGTGGCTTTATCAAATGA